One window from the genome of Oryza glaberrima chromosome 3, OglaRS2, whole genome shotgun sequence encodes:
- the LOC127767618 gene encoding acyl-CoA-binding domain-containing protein 5 isoform X2 — MELFYELLLTAAASLLVAFLLARLLASAATASDPRRRAPDHAAVIAEEEAEAVVEEERIIEVDEVEVKSARAGECVVSEGWVEVGRASAAEGKLECLPEEEEAPAKAARELVLDAVLEEREEEGQVGEERCDLAAAVAEVVGVKPHELGVEAAPGEVFDVTLEEGKVQDVGVEQHDLVAEVAPTEALDTGLEKQGVPIIEAVEIKRPDYLGAEVAPSDVPEVEFEQQGVRIIEAIDVKQHHRVDLAAPAEVVDAGLEERVQAMEAGSSGLTSETVPEEVLDELSEKEEEQVIEEKEHQLAAETAPIAIPDVALTETEELKEEQSSEQAVNVHEEVQSKDEAKCKLHLVDQQEGLASKVELVGRNTDNVEISHGSSSGDKMIAELTEEELTLQGVPADETETDMEFGEWEGIERTEIEKRFGVAAAFASSDAGMAALSKLDSDVQLQLQGLLKVAIDGPCYDSTQPLTLRPSSRAKWAAWQKLGNMYPETAMERYMNLLSEAIPGWMGDNISGTKEHEAGDDAGGSVLTMTSNTINKHDSQGNEDNTGMYESHLTSSPNPEKEF, encoded by the exons ATGGAGCTGTTCTACGAGCTGCTCCTCACGGCGGCTGCCTCCCTCCTCGTCGCCTTCCTGCTGGCCAGGCTGCTggcgtccgccgccaccgccagtgatccccgccgccgcgcgcccgatCACGCCGCCGTgatcgcggaggaggaggcggaggcggtggtggaggaggagaggatcatCGAGGTCGATGAGGTCGAGGTgaagagcgcgcgcgcgggggagtgCGTGGTTTCGGAGGGGTGGGTCGAGGTGGGGAgggcctcggcggcggaggggaagcTCGAGTGCTTgccggaggaagaggaggctcCCGCGAAGGCCGCTCGGGAGCTTGTTCTCGATGCCGTTTTGGAGGAACGTGAGGAGGAAGGACAAGTTGGCGAAGAGCGGTGCGATTTGGCCGCTGCGGTGGCGGAGGTCGTGGGAGTGAAGCCGCATGAGTTGGGGGTTGAAGCTGCCCCCGGGGAGGTATTTGACGTGACGCTGGAGGAAGGGAAGGTGCAGGATGTTGGGGTGGAGCAGCATGATTTGGTCGCCGAGGTTGCTCCAACTGAAGCTCTTGACACAGGGTTGGAGAAACAGGGTGTTCCCATCATTGAGGCTGTTGAAATCAAGCGGCCGGATTATCTGGGTGCTGAGGTAGCTCCGAGTGACGTTCCTGAGGTGGAATTTGAGCAACAGGGAGTTCGCATTATTGAAGCTATTGATGTGAAGCAACATCATCGGGTTGATCTGGCTGCTCCTGCGGAAGTTGTCGATGCTGGATTGGAGGAGAGGGTGCAAGCTATGGAAGCAGGGTCATCTGGATTGACTTCCGAGACAGTTCCTGAAGAGGTTCTTGACGAGTTATCtgagaaggaagaagagcaaGTTATTGAAGAGAAGGAACATCAATTGGCTGCAGAGACTGCTCCAATAGCAATTCCTGATGTGGCATTGACAGAAACAGAGGAACTTAAAGAAGAACAATCCTCTGAACAAGCTGTCAATGTTCATGAAGAAGTTCAGAGTAAGGACGAAGCCAAATGCAAGCTCCATCTGGTTGATCAACAAGAAGGTTTGGCTTCTAAAGTGGAGCTGGTGGGGAGGAATACCGACAATGTGGAAATTAGCCATGGAAGCAGTTCTGGTGACAAAATGATTGCTGAGTTGACTGAGGAGGAATTGACATTGCAAGGGGTGCCCGCAGATGAGACTGAGACAGACATGGAATTTGGGGAGTGGGAAGGGATCGAGAGAACTGAGATAGAAAAGAGGTTTGGTGTGGCAGCAGCGTTTGCATCTAGTGACGCCGGGATGGCTGCCCTGTCAAAGCTTGACAGTGatgtgcagctgcagctgcagggaCTCCTTAAGGTTGCCATTGATGGTCCATGCTATGACTCTACACAGCCACTTACCTTGAGGCCTTCATCTCGTGCAAAATG GGCTGCTTGGCAAAAGCTAGGGAACATGTATCCGGAGACAGCTATGGAAAGATACATGAATCTTTTGTCAGAGGCTATTCCAGGATGGATGGGTGACAATATCTCG GGCACAAAGGAACATGAAGCTGGTGATGATGCTGGAGGGTCTGTCTTAACAATGACTTCAAATACAATCAACAAACATGACAGTCAAGG GAATGAAGACAATACTGGCATGTATGAAAGTCACTTGACAAGTTCCCCTAACCCAGAGAAAG AGTTCTGA
- the LOC127767618 gene encoding acyl-CoA-binding domain-containing protein 5 isoform X1, producing the protein MELFYELLLTAAASLLVAFLLARLLASAATASDPRRRAPDHAAVIAEEEAEAVVEEERIIEVDEVEVKSARAGECVVSEGWVEVGRASAAEGKLECLPEEEEAPAKAARELVLDAVLEEREEEGQVGEERCDLAAAVAEVVGVKPHELGVEAAPGEVFDVTLEEGKVQDVGVEQHDLVAEVAPTEALDTGLEKQGVPIIEAVEIKRPDYLGAEVAPSDVPEVEFEQQGVRIIEAIDVKQHHRVDLAAPAEVVDAGLEERVQAMEAGSSGLTSETVPEEVLDELSEKEEEQVIEEKEHQLAAETAPIAIPDVALTETEELKEEQSSEQAVNVHEEVQSKDEAKCKLHLVDQQEGLASKVELVGRNTDNVEISHGSSSGDKMIAELTEEELTLQGVPADETETDMEFGEWEGIERTEIEKRFGVAAAFASSDAGMAALSKLDSDVQLQLQGLLKVAIDGPCYDSTQPLTLRPSSRAKWAAWQKLGNMYPETAMERYMNLLSEAIPGWMGDNISGTKEHEAGDDAGGSVLTMTSNTINKHDSQGNEDNTGMYESHLTSSPNPEKGQSSDIPAE; encoded by the exons ATGGAGCTGTTCTACGAGCTGCTCCTCACGGCGGCTGCCTCCCTCCTCGTCGCCTTCCTGCTGGCCAGGCTGCTggcgtccgccgccaccgccagtgatccccgccgccgcgcgcccgatCACGCCGCCGTgatcgcggaggaggaggcggaggcggtggtggaggaggagaggatcatCGAGGTCGATGAGGTCGAGGTgaagagcgcgcgcgcgggggagtgCGTGGTTTCGGAGGGGTGGGTCGAGGTGGGGAgggcctcggcggcggaggggaagcTCGAGTGCTTgccggaggaagaggaggctcCCGCGAAGGCCGCTCGGGAGCTTGTTCTCGATGCCGTTTTGGAGGAACGTGAGGAGGAAGGACAAGTTGGCGAAGAGCGGTGCGATTTGGCCGCTGCGGTGGCGGAGGTCGTGGGAGTGAAGCCGCATGAGTTGGGGGTTGAAGCTGCCCCCGGGGAGGTATTTGACGTGACGCTGGAGGAAGGGAAGGTGCAGGATGTTGGGGTGGAGCAGCATGATTTGGTCGCCGAGGTTGCTCCAACTGAAGCTCTTGACACAGGGTTGGAGAAACAGGGTGTTCCCATCATTGAGGCTGTTGAAATCAAGCGGCCGGATTATCTGGGTGCTGAGGTAGCTCCGAGTGACGTTCCTGAGGTGGAATTTGAGCAACAGGGAGTTCGCATTATTGAAGCTATTGATGTGAAGCAACATCATCGGGTTGATCTGGCTGCTCCTGCGGAAGTTGTCGATGCTGGATTGGAGGAGAGGGTGCAAGCTATGGAAGCAGGGTCATCTGGATTGACTTCCGAGACAGTTCCTGAAGAGGTTCTTGACGAGTTATCtgagaaggaagaagagcaaGTTATTGAAGAGAAGGAACATCAATTGGCTGCAGAGACTGCTCCAATAGCAATTCCTGATGTGGCATTGACAGAAACAGAGGAACTTAAAGAAGAACAATCCTCTGAACAAGCTGTCAATGTTCATGAAGAAGTTCAGAGTAAGGACGAAGCCAAATGCAAGCTCCATCTGGTTGATCAACAAGAAGGTTTGGCTTCTAAAGTGGAGCTGGTGGGGAGGAATACCGACAATGTGGAAATTAGCCATGGAAGCAGTTCTGGTGACAAAATGATTGCTGAGTTGACTGAGGAGGAATTGACATTGCAAGGGGTGCCCGCAGATGAGACTGAGACAGACATGGAATTTGGGGAGTGGGAAGGGATCGAGAGAACTGAGATAGAAAAGAGGTTTGGTGTGGCAGCAGCGTTTGCATCTAGTGACGCCGGGATGGCTGCCCTGTCAAAGCTTGACAGTGatgtgcagctgcagctgcagggaCTCCTTAAGGTTGCCATTGATGGTCCATGCTATGACTCTACACAGCCACTTACCTTGAGGCCTTCATCTCGTGCAAAATG GGCTGCTTGGCAAAAGCTAGGGAACATGTATCCGGAGACAGCTATGGAAAGATACATGAATCTTTTGTCAGAGGCTATTCCAGGATGGATGGGTGACAATATCTCG GGCACAAAGGAACATGAAGCTGGTGATGATGCTGGAGGGTCTGTCTTAACAATGACTTCAAATACAATCAACAAACATGACAGTCAAGG GAATGAAGACAATACTGGCATGTATGAAAGTCACTTGACAAGTTCCCCTAACCCAGAGAAAG GACAGAGTTCTGACATCCCTGCTGAATGA
- the LOC127768369 gene encoding uncharacterized protein LOC127768369 produces the protein MESFPLSYFAEPRCEKKLIGAKLFRKFTEIGHEPFWPTVRSFASFPVEEEGKSLKSEDEQERKMLDNEFGCSSSDSFYPWSKKKVIRADKLFKVPQLITEIGRDPFRPMVRGFTTSSTEEKVTSSSTKDEKEVTSSSTKDEEEVASFPLS, from the exons ATGGAAAG TTTCCCGTTGTCTTATTTTGCTGAACCTCGGTGTGAGAAAAAGTTGATCGGAGCTAAACTGTTTCGCAAATTCACTGAAATTGGGCACGAACCCTTTTGGCCTACGGTCCGCAGCTTTGCCAGTTTTCCTGTTGAGGAGGAAGGAAAAAG CTTGAAATCTGAGGATGAACAGGAGCGGAAAATGTTGGACAATGAATTTGG CTGCTCATCATCTGACTCTTTTTACCCATGGAGTAAGAAAAAGGTGATCAGAGCTGACAAGCTTTTCAAAGTACCACAGCTGATCACTGAAATTGGGCGTGACCCCTTTCGGCCCATGGTCCGCGGCTTCACTACTTCTTCCACTGAGGAGAAAGTGACAAGTTCTTCCACTAAGGATGAGAAGGAAGTGACAAGTTCTTCCACCAAGGATGAGGAGGAAGTAGCAAG CTTCCCATTGTCTTAA